From Chloroflexota bacterium, one genomic window encodes:
- a CDS encoding MBL fold metallo-hydrolase: MRRERIAEDIFVFTSDLYAQVNAGVILTSEGTIIIDTLPFPQETRELLTFARQYGSGGIRYVINTHYHSDHTYGTYLFSGAEVISHRLCREKLLRLGEQSLTEAKRETPALAEVELRIPNMIFDNEMYLHLGARSLRLIHLPGHTPDSIGVFVEGDKILFAADALLPVPYIVWGDREQMAESLRTIKNLRPDSVIQGHGQIILRGELGEEVDSSIAYLTNIYQAVKRVLDKGQPEEALGSIDIEECGKSRIPLDGLVRQLHRGNLIALYRQLKEGKEKGKARSQ, encoded by the coding sequence ATGAGACGGGAGAGAATCGCGGAGGACATCTTTGTCTTCACCAGCGACTTGTACGCCCAAGTCAACGCCGGGGTGATTCTCACCTCGGAGGGTACGATCATCATTGATACCCTGCCCTTCCCTCAGGAGACGCGGGAGTTGCTGACTTTCGCCCGTCAGTATGGCAGTGGTGGCATTCGCTACGTCATCAACACCCATTATCACTCCGACCACACATACGGCACTTATCTTTTCAGCGGTGCGGAGGTCATATCCCACCGCCTTTGTCGGGAGAAACTCCTGCGCTTGGGTGAGCAGAGCCTGACCGAAGCCAAACGCGAGACCCCTGCCCTGGCCGAGGTAGAATTGCGCATTCCCAACATGATATTTGACAATGAGATGTATCTGCATCTGGGGGCGCGATCGCTACGCCTCATTCATTTGCCCGGCCACACCCCAGATTCCATCGGCGTCTTTGTCGAAGGCGACAAAATCCTCTTCGCTGCCGACGCGCTCCTGCCCGTGCCCTACATTGTCTGGGGCGACCGAGAACAAATGGCCGAGTCGCTCAGAACCATCAAGAACCTGAGACCCGACAGCGTTATCCAAGGTCACGGGCAAATCATCCTGCGGGGCGAATTGGGCGAGGAGGTGGATTCCAGCATCGCCTATCTGACCAACATCTACCAAGCGGTCAAGAGGGTTCTGGACAAGGGTCAACCTGAAGAGGCGCTGGGAAGCATTGATATCGAGGAGTGTGGCAAATCGCGCATCCCGCTGGATGGCCTCGTGCGCCAACTTCACCGGGGGAATTTGATCGCTCTGTACCGCCAACTGAAGGAGGGGAAGGAGAAAGGTAAGGCTCGATCCCAGTGA
- a CDS encoding PTS sugar transporter subunit IIC: MAAVSGEKKSWADRLSDAMEALAPLFDQPHLASVRDGLAGLMPLLITGAFSLLILQFPVPSWLEFLDANPELSSKLWVPFNMAYGLLALFASVTISYHLARRKGLDPLMPAALSLLAFITIASPILGAWGEQGLPGTYFDNQGLFTAIIVALLSVEIYNWFVKRNLVIRMPEGVPPSITAAFVALIPAIVTFLLAWLVRVVLGIDVAHGVVVALSHIVPAASSYVAAAIAESIHAFLWTLGIHGDLTIGIVLSPIWTSNLADNAAALAAGKPLPWIYTDLFRSYVVPGGSGATLPLAIYLIRSKSARLRRVGWLGIWPGIFNINEPITFGTPVIFNPVMAIPFIVITFLNTTVAWIAHVIGFVRPTAVAAPWTLPTPILMYLATGYDWKASILGIITEFVIPGIIWYPFFRAWERQVLEKEGA, encoded by the coding sequence ATGGCTGCTGTATCTGGGGAGAAGAAAAGTTGGGCTGACAGGCTGTCCGATGCAATGGAAGCGCTGGCCCCGTTGTTTGACCAGCCGCATCTGGCCTCCGTCCGGGATGGCTTAGCCGGTTTGATGCCCCTCTTGATCACTGGAGCCTTCAGCCTGCTCATCCTGCAGTTCCCCGTCCCCAGTTGGCTGGAGTTCCTCGATGCGAACCCCGAACTATCCAGCAAACTGTGGGTGCCCTTCAACATGGCTTATGGCTTGTTGGCCCTGTTCGCCTCCGTAACTATTTCCTACCACCTGGCACGACGTAAAGGACTCGACCCCCTGATGCCTGCCGCCCTGTCACTCTTGGCTTTCATCACTATTGCCAGTCCAATTCTGGGCGCGTGGGGTGAGCAGGGTCTGCCCGGCACCTATTTCGATAACCAGGGCCTCTTTACCGCCATCATCGTCGCCCTACTTTCGGTGGAGATCTACAACTGGTTCGTCAAGCGCAACCTGGTTATCCGAATGCCGGAAGGAGTGCCGCCCTCCATCACAGCCGCCTTCGTGGCCCTGATCCCCGCCATCGTGACTTTCCTGCTAGCCTGGCTCGTGCGCGTCGTACTAGGGATTGATGTAGCCCATGGGGTGGTCGTGGCTCTCTCCCACATCGTGCCTGCCGCTTCCTCTTATGTGGCGGCGGCCATCGCCGAAAGCATCCATGCTTTCCTGTGGACCCTCGGTATCCACGGCGACCTGACCATCGGCATCGTGCTCTCGCCCATTTGGACCAGCAACCTAGCAGACAACGCTGCGGCTTTGGCCGCGGGCAAGCCACTGCCCTGGATCTACACTGACCTCTTCCGCAGTTATGTCGTGCCTGGCGGCTCCGGTGCTACCCTGCCGCTGGCTATCTATCTCATCCGCTCCAAGTCCGCTCGGCTGCGCCGGGTGGGCTGGCTGGGAATCTGGCCCGGCATCTTCAACATCAATGAGCCCATCACCTTTGGCACGCCGGTCATCTTCAACCCAGTGATGGCTATCCCCTTCATTGTCATCACCTTCCTCAACACCACTGTGGCCTGGATCGCCCACGTGATCGGCTTTGTGCGCCCGACCGCTGTTGCTGCTCCCTGGACGCTGCCCACGCCCATCCTGATGTACCTGGCCACCGGCTACGACTGGAAAGCAAGTATCCTGGGGATCATCACCGAGTTCGTCATCCCGGGTATCATCTGGTACCCGTTCTTCCGTGCCTGGGAGCGTCAGGTGCTGGAGAAAGAGGGAGCGTAA
- a CDS encoding GNAT family N-acetyltransferase produces MRIRDFRLEDCEAIVEILKANLQYGDPESEGPEAMRRVQECQAAVFLVAEEDGKPVGMSRGVYDGSKALIHIVSVHPDYQRRGIGTALVRETARRFKERGATSLMVTVPGDNLEFWKKMSFRQTTRVMLAHPIDKVIGE; encoded by the coding sequence ATGCGCATACGCGACTTTCGACTTGAGGATTGCGAAGCCATTGTGGAGATCCTCAAGGCCAATCTCCAGTACGGTGACCCTGAGAGCGAGGGCCCTGAGGCTATGCGCCGCGTGCAGGAGTGCCAGGCTGCCGTGTTCCTGGTAGCAGAGGAGGATGGCAAACCCGTCGGCATGAGCCGCGGCGTTTACGACGGCTCGAAGGCTCTCATCCACATCGTTTCCGTACATCCCGACTACCAGCGGCGCGGCATCGGCACCGCCTTAGTGCGCGAGACAGCCCGCCGTTTCAAGGAGCGGGGAGCCACCAGCCTCATGGTCACCGTGCCGGGCGATAACCTCGAGTTCTGGAAGAAAATGTCTTTCCGCCAGACCACCCGGGTGATGCTGGCCCATCCCATTGACAAAGTGATCGGCGAGTAA
- a CDS encoding PTS sugar transporter subunit IIC, with amino-acid sequence MDWIRIRLIPSLVAIAEQRHMRAIRDGMMGVMPIIMVGSFALIFGIFSGFIGFGQQFFEIFNLTMGIMGLAAAFSVAHALANEYGLDTLTTALVSVSAFLLSIPVTLLGNPAEGPVTEYTIASRFLGGEGLIVGILVGLLTVEVTRFFTQRRLTIRMPPGVPPGIAAPFQAIVPAAVTILIIWVIRVLLGISIHDVVLAVVRPLLSAADTLPALLLAVLLINLLWSVGIHGAAVVGSILLPLILPLLAANADAAARGEAVLPHIVTEGLVYWFVAIGGVGGTLGLVILMLRSKSARLRQVGRLALLPAIFNINEPVVFGVPIVLNPVLFIPFILGSLVTTTIAYAAMALNLVGRVYAAIPFVLPFPIGAYMATGDWKAILLAAMNLIINTAIWYPFYRVYEAQMIRVEVPAGGEE; translated from the coding sequence ATGGACTGGATTCGCATTCGCCTCATACCATCGTTAGTGGCCATCGCGGAACAACGCCACATGCGTGCCATCCGTGATGGGATGATGGGAGTAATGCCCATCATCATGGTCGGTAGTTTCGCCCTCATCTTCGGCATCTTCAGTGGTTTCATTGGCTTCGGCCAACAATTCTTCGAGATTTTCAACTTGACTATGGGTATTATGGGACTGGCCGCCGCCTTTTCGGTCGCTCATGCTCTGGCCAATGAGTATGGCTTAGACACATTAACCACCGCCCTTGTCTCAGTCTCCGCTTTCTTACTCTCCATTCCGGTGACCCTCCTGGGTAACCCAGCCGAGGGCCCGGTGACGGAGTACACCATCGCTTCCCGTTTCCTGGGCGGCGAAGGATTGATCGTCGGCATTTTGGTGGGCCTGCTCACTGTCGAAGTGACCCGCTTTTTCACGCAGCGTCGTCTGACCATCCGCATGCCGCCGGGAGTACCTCCAGGCATCGCCGCTCCTTTCCAGGCTATTGTCCCAGCGGCGGTAACGATCCTGATTATCTGGGTCATACGAGTCCTCTTGGGAATCAGCATCCATGACGTAGTACTTGCCGTTGTGCGCCCACTGCTGAGCGCTGCCGACACGTTGCCGGCTCTTCTGTTGGCCGTGCTACTGATCAACCTCCTATGGAGCGTCGGCATCCACGGGGCAGCGGTGGTCGGTTCCATCCTGTTGCCCCTTATCTTGCCCCTGCTGGCCGCGAACGCCGATGCTGCGGCGCGCGGGGAAGCAGTGTTGCCCCATATTGTCACCGAGGGGCTGGTCTACTGGTTCGTCGCCATCGGCGGCGTAGGTGGAACCTTGGGGTTAGTCATCCTAATGCTGCGTTCCAAGTCCGCCCGTCTGCGCCAGGTCGGACGTTTAGCACTGCTGCCAGCCATCTTCAATATTAACGAGCCGGTGGTCTTTGGCGTGCCCATTGTCCTGAACCCCGTTCTCTTCATTCCCTTCATCCTCGGTTCGCTTGTGACCACTACCATCGCCTATGCGGCTATGGCTCTGAACCTGGTGGGGCGGGTCTATGCCGCCATTCCTTTCGTTCTCCCCTTCCCCATCGGGGCCTATATGGCTACGGGCGATTGGAAAGCGATCCTCTTGGCAGCGATGAATCTGATTATCAATACTGCCATCTGGTATCCATTCTATCGGGTCTATGAGGCACAGATGATCAGGGTGGAGGTGCCAGCCGGAGGGGAGGAATGA
- a CDS encoding 6-phospho-beta-glucosidase has protein sequence MKLTIIGTAGVRTPLMLRGVIRHQQKLGLTDLYLMDINAENLALIQMVSQPVLREGKATFRTIWTTDARQAIEGADYVLTTFRVGGIRSRVTDERVPLRYGVLGQETTGPGGFAMALRTIPVIFHYAKLIAQLAPQAWLINFTNPSGLITEALSNHSDFQRVVGICDNPAAMHRALAHALGVAAEDLFLEYFGLNHLGWVRAAYLNGRDVLPDVIASLVKVGKPIPGLPFDHKFIAALGLIPNEYLYFYYHNAQAVQHILAAGKSRGEQIQELNEWLFAELKRLRDDGASEEQILQTYMAYLMKRGETYMTVETGHKPEIEGLETALEEEGYEGVALGVIECLSGVRRGISILNVPNRGAIAGMNERDVVEVTCYLGKSIVRPIAIGSVPDHALGLMKQVKEFERLTIEAALSGSYQLALKALALHPLVPTYEIAKRILDDYIEAHGDLFPPLH, from the coding sequence TTGAAACTAACTATTATCGGCACCGCCGGAGTCCGCACCCCGCTCATGTTGCGAGGGGTAATACGCCATCAGCAAAAGTTGGGCCTCACAGACCTCTACCTGATGGATATCAACGCTGAGAATCTAGCCCTCATCCAGATGGTGAGCCAGCCCGTGTTGCGTGAGGGGAAAGCCACTTTCCGCACGATCTGGACGACCGATGCCCGCCAGGCTATCGAGGGCGCCGACTACGTGTTGACCACCTTCCGCGTGGGCGGCATTCGCTCCCGAGTAACCGACGAGCGCGTGCCCTTGCGCTACGGTGTGTTGGGCCAGGAGACGACCGGACCGGGCGGTTTTGCCATGGCCTTGCGTACTATCCCGGTGATCTTTCATTACGCCAAACTGATCGCCCAATTGGCGCCGCAAGCCTGGCTGATCAATTTCACCAACCCGTCCGGGCTGATCACCGAAGCCCTGTCCAACCACAGCGATTTCCAACGCGTGGTCGGCATCTGCGACAATCCGGCGGCTATGCATCGGGCCTTGGCTCACGCCTTGGGCGTGGCGGCGGAGGACCTTTTCTTAGAATACTTCGGGCTGAACCACCTGGGTTGGGTGCGAGCAGCATACCTCAATGGCCGAGATGTCCTGCCAGATGTCATCGCCAGCCTAGTCAAGGTAGGTAAACCCATCCCAGGACTTCCCTTTGACCACAAGTTCATCGCTGCGCTGGGTCTGATCCCCAACGAATACCTGTATTTCTACTATCATAATGCCCAGGCTGTACAACACATCCTTGCTGCCGGGAAAAGCCGGGGAGAGCAGATCCAAGAGCTGAACGAGTGGCTCTTCGCCGAACTGAAGCGCCTGCGTGATGACGGGGCAAGCGAAGAGCAGATTCTGCAGACCTATATGGCCTACCTGATGAAACGCGGCGAGACCTATATGACCGTGGAGACCGGACACAAGCCGGAAATCGAAGGGCTGGAAACGGCCCTGGAGGAAGAGGGATACGAGGGTGTGGCCCTTGGGGTGATAGAGTGCCTCTCGGGAGTACGTCGGGGCATCTCCATCCTAAATGTGCCCAACCGGGGGGCCATCGCCGGCATGAATGAACGAGACGTGGTAGAGGTCACCTGCTACCTGGGCAAGTCTATCGTGCGGCCCATTGCCATCGGCTCTGTTCCCGACCATGCCCTGGGGCTGATGAAGCAAGTGAAGGAATTCGAGCGCCTGACCATCGAGGCCGCACTCTCGGGCTCATACCAACTCGCGCTCAAAGCCCTGGCCCTACACCCGCTGGTGCCTACCTATGAGATCGCCAAACGCATCCTGGACGATTACATAGAAGCACATGGCGATCTTTTCCCGCCATTGCACTGA